CGGCGCCCCGTTCAGCGCTTCCAAACTGGCCGCCGCTTGAGCCGGAGAAACCCGCCCGTCCCGCTCCGCCGCCCGGATCGTGGCGGCCGCCAATTGGCGGTAACTGGCCACCGTGTCGAGGGCGGCCGTTCCGGCCGAGTCAACCGCGACGTCCGGGTCGACGAGCGCGCCCCGCCCGGCGGCGTAAGCCCTCAGGGCTTCGATGTGCGTTTCGAGCGTGCCCGCGTCGCCTCGGCTGGCCGGGCCGGTCAGCGCGCCGACGCCCTGGCCGAGGGCTCCTTCCAGGGCGACCCGCGTCAACGGTCCAATC
This DNA window, taken from Bifidobacteriaceae bacterium, encodes the following:
- a CDS encoding DUF2520 domain-containing protein, whose amino-acid sequence is GGQPFQLPPGVRGAYHAAVSHAANHLVTLLTQALDVLEYAGIGDPAALIGPLTRVALEGALGQGVGALTGPASRGDAGTLETHIEALRAYAAGRGALVDPDVAVDSAGTAALDTVASYRQLAAATIRAAERDGRVSPAQAAASLEALNGAPS